In one window of Tenacibaculum mesophilum DNA:
- a CDS encoding glycosyltransferase has product MQQLLIIGYVWIEKTTGAGNRMLQLINVFKNHNYIITFATPAQKTENSLNLAELGIEEKAIELNSSSFDDFVKELQPDVVLFDRFMMEEQFGWRVAEHCPKALRVLDTEDLHFLRKTRHKQLKKGKQFSTEALLKSNEAKREIAAILRCDMSLIISTYEMQLLKDVFKVDESLLYHLPFLLDTIDAETTQKWKSFEERKHFVFIGNFFHAPNVDAVLQLKTIWKQIRKQLPKAEVHIYGAYVTQQIQQLHKPKEGFIIKGFAEDALEVVKNARVVLAPIRFGAGIKGKLTEAMECGTPSVTTSIGAEGMYDNLPWNGFIEDNFEKFANKAIELYTYDILWKKSQQKGIEIINSLYDKDKLGVTFIRGIKKIQENFEIHRTQNFLGSLLQHQTLQTTKFMSKWIEEKNKK; this is encoded by the coding sequence ATGCAACAACTTTTAATTATTGGGTATGTTTGGATAGAAAAAACAACAGGAGCTGGTAACCGAATGTTACAGCTAATCAATGTTTTTAAAAACCATAATTATATCATTACTTTTGCCACACCAGCTCAAAAAACTGAAAACTCTCTAAACTTAGCTGAATTAGGAATTGAAGAAAAAGCTATCGAATTGAATTCAAGTTCTTTTGATGATTTTGTTAAAGAACTGCAACCTGATGTTGTGTTGTTCGATCGTTTTATGATGGAAGAACAATTCGGTTGGCGTGTTGCAGAACATTGCCCGAAAGCTTTACGGGTTTTAGATACAGAAGATTTACACTTTTTACGTAAAACACGCCATAAACAATTAAAAAAAGGAAAACAATTTTCTACAGAAGCATTGTTGAAGTCGAATGAAGCAAAACGAGAAATCGCTGCTATTTTACGTTGTGATATGAGTTTGATTATTTCAACTTACGAAATGCAGTTATTAAAAGACGTTTTTAAAGTTGATGAATCTTTACTATATCATTTGCCTTTTTTGTTGGATACAATAGATGCTGAAACTACTCAGAAATGGAAATCTTTTGAAGAACGAAAACATTTTGTGTTTATAGGTAACTTTTTTCATGCTCCAAATGTTGATGCTGTTTTGCAATTAAAAACAATATGGAAGCAGATCAGAAAACAACTACCCAAAGCAGAAGTACATATTTACGGAGCCTATGTTACGCAACAAATTCAACAATTGCATAAACCAAAAGAAGGATTTATAATTAAAGGTTTTGCAGAAGATGCGCTCGAAGTAGTTAAAAATGCTAGAGTCGTGTTAGCTCCCATTCGTTTTGGTGCGGGAATTAAAGGAAAGTTAACCGAAGCAATGGAATGTGGAACTCCAAGTGTTACTACTTCGATAGGAGCAGAAGGAATGTATGACAACTTACCTTGGAACGGATTTATAGAAGATAATTTTGAGAAGTTTGCTAACAAAGCTATAGAGTTATATACTTATGATATTCTTTGGAAAAAGTCTCAACAAAAAGGTATAGAAATAATTAATTCACTATATGATAAAGACAAGTTAGGTGTTACTTTTATTAGGGGGATTAAAAAAATCCAAGAAAATTTTGAAATACATCGTACACAAAATTTTCTTGGAAGTTTGTTGCAACATCAAACTTTACAGACTACTAAGTTTATGAGCAAGTGGATTGAAGAGAAGAATAAAAAATAG
- a CDS encoding DUF4625 domain-containing protein — translation MKLLKITSALLFLTLVNFGCSSDSEEPDTEKPTITINYNEGFPKSCAVLEKGKEYTIRVKVSDNIALATYAIDIHHNFDHHTHDDQGSNCELSPIKDPVSPLIFMENYTIDNNRKEYEIAQNITIPTDIDSGDYHCQISVIDVTGWQSRTSVDIKIE, via the coding sequence ATGAAATTATTAAAAATAACAAGCGCTTTACTCTTCTTAACTTTGGTAAACTTTGGTTGTAGTAGTGATTCTGAAGAACCAGATACTGAAAAACCAACTATTACCATAAATTACAACGAAGGGTTTCCTAAATCGTGTGCTGTATTAGAAAAAGGAAAAGAGTACACAATACGTGTAAAAGTGTCTGACAACATAGCTTTGGCCACTTATGCTATTGATATCCACCATAATTTTGATCATCACACGCACGATGACCAAGGTTCTAATTGTGAATTATCTCCTATAAAAGATCCTGTTTCTCCTTTAATTTTTATGGAAAATTACACAATTGATAATAATCGTAAAGAATATGAAATAGCACAAAACATTACAATTCCTACTGATATTGATTCTGGTGATTACCATTGTCAAATTTCTGTAATTGATGTTACTGGATGGCAAAGTAGAACCTCTGTAGATATTAAAATTGAATAA
- the lpdA gene encoding dihydrolipoyl dehydrogenase has translation MKYDLIVIGSGPGGYIAAIRAAQLGSKVAIIEKYSTLGGTCLNVGCIPSKALLDSSHHYYDAVNHFEEHGISVEKPSFDFGKMVARKANVVETTTGGIKYLMDKNNIEVYEGLGSFEDATHVKITKNDGTEEVIEGTNIIIATGSKPSSLPFITIDKERVITSTEALKLPEVPKHLLVIGGGVIGLELGSVYKRLGAEVTVIEYAPTITPTMDKDVSKELTKVLKKQGMKINASHGVTSVERNGDEVVVKATNKKGEEVTFTGDYCLVSVGRRPYTEGLALEKAGVKVTERGMVEVNDHLQTNVSNIYAIGDVVRGAMLAHKAEEEGVVVAEYLAGQKPHIDYNLIPGIVYTWPEVAAVGKTEQELKDAGIDYKSGKFSMRALGRSRASGDLDGFVKVLADKNTDEVLGVHMVGARVADLIMEAAVAMEYRASAEDLARICHGHPTYSEAVKEAAKAAWDGKPLNA, from the coding sequence ATGAAATACGATTTAATCGTTATTGGTTCTGGTCCAGGAGGATATATCGCTGCTATCAGAGCCGCTCAATTAGGTTCTAAAGTTGCTATCATTGAAAAATACTCAACTTTAGGTGGAACTTGTTTAAATGTTGGATGTATTCCTTCAAAAGCTTTATTAGATTCTTCGCACCATTACTATGATGCAGTAAATCATTTCGAAGAGCACGGTATCTCTGTAGAGAAACCTTCTTTTGACTTCGGAAAAATGGTAGCTCGTAAAGCAAATGTAGTAGAAACTACTACAGGAGGTATCAAATATTTAATGGACAAAAATAATATTGAAGTTTACGAAGGTTTAGGATCTTTTGAAGATGCTACGCACGTAAAAATCACTAAAAATGATGGTACTGAAGAAGTAATTGAAGGTACTAACATTATTATAGCTACTGGTTCTAAACCATCTTCTTTACCATTTATTACTATTGATAAAGAGCGTGTAATTACTTCTACAGAAGCTTTAAAACTTCCTGAAGTTCCTAAGCACTTATTAGTTATTGGTGGTGGTGTTATTGGTTTAGAGTTAGGTTCTGTTTACAAGCGTTTAGGTGCTGAGGTAACTGTTATCGAATACGCTCCTACGATTACTCCAACCATGGATAAAGATGTTTCTAAAGAACTGACTAAAGTTTTAAAGAAACAAGGAATGAAAATTAATGCTAGCCACGGAGTTACTTCTGTTGAAAGAAATGGTGACGAGGTTGTAGTAAAAGCTACTAATAAAAAAGGTGAAGAGGTTACTTTCACCGGAGATTACTGTTTAGTTTCTGTAGGTCGTCGTCCGTATACTGAAGGATTAGCTTTAGAAAAAGCGGGTGTAAAAGTTACTGAAAGAGGAATGGTTGAAGTAAATGATCATTTACAGACTAATGTTTCTAACATTTATGCAATTGGTGATGTAGTTCGTGGAGCTATGTTAGCGCATAAAGCAGAAGAAGAAGGTGTTGTGGTTGCTGAATATTTAGCTGGACAAAAACCTCATATTGACTATAACTTAATTCCTGGTATTGTTTACACATGGCCAGAAGTAGCGGCTGTTGGTAAAACTGAACAAGAATTAAAAGATGCTGGTATTGATTATAAGTCTGGAAAATTCTCAATGCGTGCATTAGGACGTTCTCGTGCAAGTGGAGATTTAGACGGATTTGTAAAAGTATTGGCTGATAAAAACACTGATGAAGTATTAGGAGTTCACATGGTAGGTGCTCGTGTTGCTGACTTGATTATGGAAGCAGCTGTAGCAATGGAATACAGAGCTTCTGCGGAAGATTTAGCTCGTATTTGTCATGGACATCCAACCTACTCTGAAGCTGTAAAAGAAGCAGCGAAAGCAGCTTGGGATGGTAAACCATTAAACGCTTAA
- a CDS encoding TonB-dependent receptor — MTKQSLGALFCVLFHTILFGQNTNSVTIKVIDATTQSELPNAHVSIGSKHAYTNTRGSSTFFKLLNKEYLLTVTHVGYVTYKESISPTNSVIVIPLIQDNSVLNEVVIAQNPKKTLTKFSSNTQRIDVDFLEKNRDNSLMQTLKDIPGVSTITIGSGQSKPTIRGLGFNRVVVVENGIKHEAQQWGADHGLEIDQYNIDNIEVTKGAASLLYGSDAISGVISLKNNLLPDVNSFTGELNLTNRSNNDFYGVSLGVKQRYNHWYYKARITHEDYGDYKVPTKKITYDNYIFDLHKNYLRNTAGFNHNVGVSIGYVSDNISSITSFSNVNSKNGFFANAHGLEVRTSKIDYDVDNRDIDLPYHKVNHFKITNNTSFLFPNYTLDVELGFQNNHREEHSEPVPHGYMPKPSSTMERLFKKNTYSLNVKSQLHNFNKHKVTTGVNLEYQDNTIDGWGFLIPEYTRFTAGAFVYDQIKLNDKLYLDGGIRYDYGIIKTQPYYEWFLSPVTDENGNTTQQQLQRSKRKSLTFGSLSASAGLSYGLKNTSYKINIGKSFRIPLANELASDGVNYHMYRYEEGSLDLEPESSYQIDGEFKANFSRGSIQITPFVNYFDNYIYLSPTSEYYETLQKYQYNQSRVFRYGGEIMAQYEPIDKLSITGSLEYVKARQLSGKKKNFTLPFSPPLTGVVSLEYTLNPWSTFGETKIFSSVRLVSDQNNIVPPEKTTGGYSLFNIGLHTSVDLFSKKQPLKIQGRLNNILNNKVFDHTSFYRLIEVPEPGRNFSITIIQTF, encoded by the coding sequence ATGACAAAACAAAGCTTAGGTGCTTTATTTTGTGTATTGTTTCATACTATTCTTTTTGGTCAGAACACTAATTCTGTTACTATTAAGGTTATCGATGCAACAACACAAAGTGAGTTACCCAATGCTCACGTGAGTATCGGTTCAAAGCACGCATACACAAACACTAGAGGAAGTAGTACTTTTTTTAAACTTTTAAACAAAGAATACCTCTTAACTGTTACTCATGTTGGGTATGTTACTTATAAAGAAAGTATTTCTCCTACTAATTCAGTAATAGTTATTCCTCTAATACAAGACAATTCAGTATTAAATGAGGTGGTTATTGCACAAAACCCTAAAAAAACACTAACAAAGTTCTCTAGCAACACACAAAGGATTGATGTTGATTTTTTAGAGAAAAACAGGGATAATAGTTTAATGCAAACTCTTAAAGACATACCAGGAGTTAGTACAATAACTATAGGTTCTGGTCAATCCAAACCTACCATTAGAGGTTTAGGTTTTAATAGAGTTGTTGTTGTTGAAAACGGTATAAAACACGAAGCACAACAATGGGGAGCCGATCATGGTTTGGAAATAGACCAATATAATATTGACAATATAGAAGTTACTAAAGGAGCTGCTTCTCTACTCTATGGTTCAGATGCAATATCGGGTGTAATTAGCCTGAAAAACAATTTACTACCTGATGTTAATTCCTTTACTGGTGAACTAAACCTTACCAATAGAAGTAACAACGATTTTTATGGAGTTTCTTTAGGTGTTAAACAACGTTATAATCATTGGTATTACAAAGCTAGAATAACTCATGAAGATTATGGCGATTATAAAGTTCCTACCAAAAAAATAACGTACGATAATTACATTTTTGATTTGCATAAAAATTACTTACGTAATACAGCAGGATTTAATCATAATGTTGGAGTTTCTATAGGTTATGTATCTGATAATATAAGCTCTATAACTTCTTTTAGTAATGTTAATTCTAAAAACGGTTTTTTCGCTAATGCTCATGGTCTGGAAGTGAGAACTTCTAAAATAGACTACGATGTTGACAATAGAGATATTGATTTACCATATCATAAGGTCAATCATTTTAAAATAACAAATAATACCAGTTTTCTATTCCCCAATTATACGTTAGATGTTGAGCTTGGGTTTCAAAATAATCATCGCGAAGAACACTCAGAACCTGTTCCACATGGTTATATGCCCAAGCCGTCATCTACAATGGAACGCTTATTTAAAAAGAATACCTATAGTCTTAATGTAAAAAGTCAATTACATAACTTTAATAAACATAAAGTTACTACAGGTGTTAATTTAGAGTATCAAGATAATACTATTGATGGTTGGGGGTTTCTTATTCCTGAATATACTCGTTTTACAGCTGGGGCTTTTGTGTACGATCAAATAAAACTCAACGACAAATTATATTTAGATGGTGGTATACGTTACGATTATGGTATAATAAAAACACAGCCATATTACGAGTGGTTTTTATCTCCTGTTACTGACGAAAACGGAAACACTACTCAGCAACAACTACAGCGATCAAAAAGAAAGAGCTTAACTTTTGGAAGCTTAAGTGCTTCAGCTGGATTAAGTTATGGACTTAAAAATACATCATATAAAATAAATATAGGCAAGAGCTTTAGAATTCCACTGGCAAACGAATTGGCTTCAGACGGAGTAAACTATCACATGTATCGATACGAAGAAGGAAGTCTTGACTTAGAACCTGAAAGTTCTTATCAAATAGATGGAGAGTTTAAAGCTAACTTTAGTAGAGGATCTATTCAAATCACGCCATTTGTCAATTATTTTGATAATTATATTTATTTAAGTCCAACGTCAGAGTATTACGAAACACTTCAGAAGTATCAATACAATCAAAGTCGTGTTTTTAGATATGGTGGCGAAATTATGGCGCAATATGAACCTATTGATAAATTATCTATTACAGGTTCTTTAGAATATGTAAAAGCAAGACAGTTAAGTGGAAAAAAGAAAAACTTCACACTTCCTTTTTCCCCTCCATTAACAGGAGTTGTTTCGCTTGAATACACATTGAATCCTTGGTCTACTTTTGGAGAAACTAAAATATTCTCTAGTGTACGATTAGTTTCAGATCAAAACAATATTGTTCCTCCTGAAAAAACTACAGGAGGGTATTCTTTATTTAACATCGGTTTACATACTAGTGTAGATCTTTTCTCAAAAAAGCAGCCTCTTAAAATTCAAGGTAGGCTAAATAATATTTTAAACAACAAAGTATTCGACCATACAAGCTTCTACAGACTGATAGAGGTTCCTGAACCTGGAAGAAACTTTTCAATAACAATTATACAAACATTTTAA
- a CDS encoding heme-binding domain-containing protein: MKIFKKIIIVLLLLLVIVQFFQPEKNEGEITSVQYFIEETKPNDAVHKILKTACFDCHSNSTRYPWYSSITPVNYWLADHVNHGKEELNFSEWATYSLKRKEHKMKEVWVEVEKGKMPLDSYTWTHADARLSKEEVQQITEWAKSVQNNYQTQLAN, encoded by the coding sequence ATGAAAATTTTTAAAAAAATAATCATAGTTTTATTACTATTGTTAGTAATAGTACAATTTTTTCAACCAGAAAAAAATGAAGGAGAAATTACTTCTGTTCAGTATTTTATAGAAGAAACCAAGCCAAATGATGCAGTGCATAAAATTTTAAAAACGGCTTGCTTTGATTGTCATAGTAACTCAACACGTTATCCTTGGTATAGCAGTATTACGCCTGTGAATTATTGGTTGGCAGATCATGTAAATCACGGAAAAGAAGAATTGAATTTTTCTGAATGGGCTACCTATTCTTTAAAAAGAAAGGAACACAAAATGAAAGAGGTTTGGGTAGAAGTTGAAAAAGGAAAAATGCCATTAGATTCATATACTTGGACGCATGCCGATGCTCGTTTGTCTAAAGAAGAAGTACAACAAATCACTGAGTGGGCAAAAAGCGTTCAAAATAACTACCAAACGCAATTAGCGAACTAA